In Colletotrichum higginsianum IMI 349063 chromosome 3, whole genome shotgun sequence, a genomic segment contains:
- a CDS encoding Chaperone-binding protein, whose amino-acid sequence MLGNLDFNPELVPRVKLGLHVTQFVLSFVIWALEIAVFRADNAKIVGNNGWTFGVCFLSLPAWIYLIMAPRWPRTRKLANPYAMVIVDGVFTIFWLSAFASQAAYNTANQCGDACKLSKAIVGLGVFVTLFFAGSTFVSLYTLKYYQFHGTLPGYDKQKLGGDNIDPDKAAFSMAPHDEEAYAPVQMDDHNDDNTTLYGGTNAPVGGYNNSSYNSRYGGASAYGPEDDDPNRYGSLPSRQNGAMFDSETEYHSQQPSVTPAAVQPYTAPQPYTAPQPYAAPEPYAAPAYDDDRPAQFPTANYDRTMH is encoded by the exons ATGCTTGGCAACCTCGACTTCAACCCGGAACTTGTTCCCCGCGTCAAGCTGGGCCTGCACGTCACCCAGTTCGTCCTCTCCTTCGTCATCTGGGCCTTGGAGATTGCGGTCTTCAGAGCCGATAATGCCAAAATCGTGGGCAACAATGGCTGGACTTTCGGAGTG TGCTTCCTCTCGCTTCCCGCATGGATTTATCTGATTATGGCGCCGCGGTGGCCGAGAACGAGAAAACTGGCCAACCCGTACGCCATGGTCATTGTCGACGGTGTCTTTACTATTTTCTGGCTCTCGGCCTTCGCCAGCCAGGCGGCCTACAACACGGCCAACCAGTGTGGTGATGCTTGCAAACTCAGCAAGGCCATCGTGGGCTTGGGAGTTTTTGTGAC ACTCTTCTTTGCCGGCTCTACCTTTGTCAGCCTGTACACCCTCAAGTACTACCAGTTCCACGGAACTCTCCCCGGCTACGACAAGCAGAAGCTTGGCGGCGACAACATCGACCCCGACAAGGCTGCTTTCTCCATGGCTCCCCACGACGAGGAGGCTTACGCGCCTGTCCAGATGGACGATCACAACGATGACAACACGACCCTCTACGGCGGCACTAATGCCCCCGTTGGAGGCTACAACAACTCCAGCTACAACAGCCGCTACGGAGGTGCTTCCGCCTACggccccgaggacgacgacccgAACCGTTACGGCTCCCTGCCCTCGCGCCAGAATGGCGCCATGTTCGACAGCGAGACCGAGTACCATTCCCAGCAGCCCAGCGTCACTCCTGCGGCGGTACAGCCCTACACGGCGCCCCAGCCCTACACGGCGCCCCAGCCCTACGCAGCCCCCGAGCCGTACGCGGCACCCGCCTACGACGATGACCGGCCGGCGCAGTTTCCCACTGCCAACTACGATCGCACGATGCATTAA
- a CDS encoding Oxidoreductase family protein, protein MEPLNVLMVGTGEYTTGFVGGGASGSDKKVGVVGLTLFDLRRRGKVNQLGMVGVNGTKFPAIREHLDKNITQVYNGLDTSFDSYPANDKKDSDSYKTAIDALKAGDAITIFTPDTTHYPIALYAIERGIHVLLTKPAVKDLEHHQALIEAAEKKGVYVFIEHHKRFDPAYSDARFKAQKLGDFNYFYSYMSQPKSQLETFKAWAGKESDISYYLNSHHVDICDSMVTQLGFVPVKVSASASKGIATSLGCDPVTEDTISVLVHWEKTGDPSKKATGVYTASWTAPQRAGVHSNQYFHYLAANGEIRVDQAKRGYDVADDSAGQLMWYNPFYMRYAPDEDGNFNGQTGYGYISLEKFVDGCRQVNAGQLKPKDLDAKGLPTLKNTIATTAILHAGRKSIDEDREIKIEINDGVWKLV, encoded by the exons ATGGAGCCTCTCAACGTCTTGATG GTCGGTACTGGAGAGTACACCACCGGctttgtcggcggcggtgcctCTGGCTCAGATAAGAAGGTCGGTGTCGTCGGTCTCACCCTCTTCGACCTTAGGAGGAGAGGCAAGGTCAACCAGCTGGGCATGGTTGGCGTCAATGGCACCAAGTTCCCCGCCATCA GGGAACACCTCGACAAGAACATCACCCAGGTCTACAACGGCCTGGACACGTCGTTCGACTCGTACCCCGCCAACGACAAGAAGGACTCCGACTCGTACAAGACggccatcgacgccctcaAGGCGGGCGACGCCATTACCATTTTCACCCCCGACACCACCCACTACCCCATCGCCCTCTACGCCATCGAGCGCGGCATCCACGTGCTGCTGACCAAGCCCGCCGTCAAGGACCTCGAGCACCACCAGGCCCTCATCGaagccgccgagaagaagggcgtATACGTCTTCATCGAGCACCACAAGCGCTTCGACCCCGCCTACTCAGACGCCCGCTTCAAGGCCCAGAAGCTCGGCGACTTCAACTACTTCTACAGCTACATGTCCCAGCCCAAGTCCCAGCTCGAGACCTTTAAGGCCTGGGCCGGCAAGGAATCGGACATCTCGTACTACCTCAACAGCCACCACGTCGACATCTGCGACTCCATGGTCACCCAGCTCGGCTTCGTGCCCGTCaaggtctcggcctcggcctccaaGGGCATCGCCACGAGCCTCGGCTGCGACCCGGTCACCGAGGACACCATCTCGGTCCTCGTCCActgggagaagacgggcgacCCCAGCAAGAAGGCCACGGGCGTCTACACGGCCAGCTGGACCGCGCCCCagcgcgccggcgtccacTCGAACCAGTACTTCCACtacctcgccgccaacggcgagatccgcgtcgaccaggccaagcgcggctacgacgtcgccgacgactcggccgGCCAGCTCATGTGGTACAACCCCTTCTACATGCGCTACGccccggacgaggacggtaACTTCAACGGCCAGACCGGCTACGGCTACATCTCGCTCGAGAAGTTCGTCGACGGCTGCAGGCAGGTCAACGCCGGCCAGCTCAAGCccaaggacctcgacgccaaGGGCCTGCCGACCCTCAAAAACACCATCGCCACTACAGCCATCCTCCACGCCGGTCGCAAGagcatcgacgaggaccgcGAGATCAAGATCGAGATCAACGACGGCGTCTGGAAACTGGTGTGA
- a CDS encoding Haloacid dehalogenase-like hydrolase has product MPQITTLLFDCDNTLVLSEELAFEACADLINEICEGRNLKQRFTGETLIKEFVGQNFRGMMLGLSKLHGFEMAPEELETYVTREEDAVIAKLKAALKPCPGVDDQLEALQRSGKYTMSVVSSSAKRRVWASVVKVGQDKYFKEDVVFSAATSLPKPTSKPDPAIYLFAMEKLGKKPEECVAIEDSKSGTLSGTRAGIKVIGYVGPYAVDKQDEMEKVLRDAGAVIVMRDWSEFPDALAKIESGSA; this is encoded by the exons ATGCCTCAG ATCACCACCCTCCTGTTCGACTGCGACAACACGCTCGTGCTCTCCGAGGAGCTTGCGTTCGAGGCGTGCGCCGACCTGATCAACGAGATCTGCGAGGGCCGCAACCTCAAGCAGCGCTTCACGGGCGAGACCCTGATCAAGGAGTTCGTCGGCCAGAACTTCCGTGGCATGATGCTCGGCCTCTCGAAGCTACACGGCTTCGAGATGGCccccgaggagctcgagacgTACGTGACgcgcgaggaggacgccgtcaTTGCCAAGCTTAAAGCCGCCCTCAAGCCCTGCcctggcgtcgacgaccaaCTCGAGGCCCTGCAGAGGAGCGGTAAGTACACCATGTCCGTcgtctcgtcctcggccaagcGCCGCGTCTGGGCCTCGGTCGTCAAGGTCGGCCAGGACAAGTACTTCAAGGAAGACGTCGTTTTCAGCGCCGCCACCTCGCTTCCCAAGCCCACGAGCAAGCCCGACCCGGCCATCTACCTCTTTGCAATGGAGAAGCTCGGCAAGAAGCCCGAAGAGTGCGTCGCCATCGAAGACTCTAAGAGCGGCACCCTCAGCGGTACCCGCGCCGGCATCAAGGTCATCGGCTACGTTGGCCCCTACGCCGTTGACAAGCAGGACGAGATGGAAAAGGTACTGCGCGATGCtggcgccgtcatcgtcatgaGGGACTGGAGCGAGTTCCCCGACGCCCTGGCCAAGATCGAGAGTGGGAGTGCCTGA
- a CDS encoding DnaJ heat shock family protein, giving the protein MVKETKLYDQLGVSPSATQDEIKKGYRKAALKYHPDKNKDNPQAAEKFKECSQAYEILSDPEKRKTYDDYGLEFLLRGGAAPPPEAGGNPFAGGGMPGGFDFGSGGMPGGGGARTFRFSTGGGNGGGFNFSSADDIFAEFMRSGAGGMGGGGSGGMDDFENIFPGFGAGGQRGGGRSQRMRNSGFGDSPRPRESTPEVTTVERPLPLTLEELFRGVTKKMKIKRKTFDDTGKRTTTDTVLEVPIKPGLKKGSKIKFKGVGDQEEGGQQDLHFILEEKPHPLFVREDNDLVHTVELDLKEALTGWRRTVTTIDGKQLNLDKNGPTQPGSSDRYPGLGMPISKKPGSRGDFVIKYNVKFPSSLTAEQKQKLREIL; this is encoded by the exons ATGGTTAAGGAAACCAAGCTGTACGACCAGTTGGGCGTCAGCCCCTCGGCAACCCAAGATGAAATCAAGAAAGGCTACCG AAAAGCCGCACTAAAGTACCACCCCGATAAGAACAAGGACAATCCacaggcggccgagaagttCAAGGAATGTTCTCAAGCCTACGAAATTCTCTCCGACCCCGAAAAGCGCAAAACCTACGATGACTATGGTCTCGAGTTCCTGCTGCGCGGAGGTGCTGCCCCACCCCCAGAAGCCGGCGGCAACCCTTTCGCTGGGGGTGGAATGCCCGGAGGCTTCGAtttcggcagcggcggcatgcccggcggcggcggcgcccgcaCTTTCCGCTTCAGTACCGGTGGAGGAAACGGAGGTGGCTTTAACTTCAGCTCCGCGGACGACATTTTTGCTGAATTTATGCGCTCAGGTGCTGGTGGAATgggcggaggcggcagcggtggcaTGGACGACTTTGAGAACATCTTCCCAGGCTTTGGCGCCGGTGGCCAACGGGGCGGTGGTCGCTCGCAGCGCATGCGCAACAGCGGCTTCGGAGACTCGCCGCGGCCCAGGGAGTCGACGCCCGAGGTCACAACGGTGGAGCGGCCCCTCCCGCTCACGCTCGAGGAGCTGTTCCGTGGCGTGAccaagaagatgaagatcAAGCGCAAGACGTTCGACGACACGGgcaagaggacgacgaccgaCACGGTCCTCGAGGTGCCCATCAAGCCGGGCCTGAAGAAGGGCAGCAAGATCAAGTTCAAGGGTGTTGGCGACCAAGAAGAGGGCGGCCAGCAAGACCTGCACTTTATCCTGGAAGAG AAACCCCATCCGCTCTTTGTGCGCGAGGACAATGACCTGGTCCACACGGTCGAACTGGACCTGAAGGAAGCTCTCACCGGCTGGAGGCGGACCGTGACCACCATCGACGGCAAGCAGCTAAACCTCGACAAGAACGGCCCTACGCAGCCTGGCAGCTCCGACAGGTACCCTGGCCTGGGCATGCCCATCTCCAAGAAGCCGGGCTCGAGGGGAGATTTCGTCATCAAGTACAACGTCAAGTTCCCGTCGAGCCTGACGGcggagcagaagcagaagctgagggagATTTTGTAA
- a CDS encoding FAD dependent oxidoreductase — protein sequence MPAVRKRAKTKTQTKKERREKSQQLAASRILKEALTPPPLPTMDPQAKRNIVIVGGGIIGSTTAYFLTRHPKYNPALHQVTILEATSIAAGASGKAGGLLALWAYPQCLVPLSYRLHKELATEHGGEKRWGYRRVNCGSFEARVTKQMLDKPKPLLRPTPKQEPEAIASSTNGGGGVNSSSGEQEQEKGWEKLPKQDEAAESMLEESVLPRDLDWVDRGAVESYAEMGMPGATETAQVHPYHFTRSMAALAQDKGVEVRINAQLKSISSSGDGVESVEYLDRGSGETRTIDGVTDVLVSAGPWTGRLLPRSKVTGLRAHSVVYDADVSPYAVFTSIKLPADFVPEHRASKGQRRKHKRVVDPEIYARPGGEVYACVVCPAGEPDEDVPLPDTADKVQVDEANCDDITSYIATVSPALAAAPVKAKQACYLPQHDSGPLIGATSVPGLWLAAGHTCWGIQNGPATGKLMSEYILDGKPSSADISSLDPRRFRV from the exons ATGCCCGCCGTTAGGAAaagggcgaagacgaagacgcagacgaagaaggaGCGTCGTGAGAAATCGCAGCAGCTAGCCGCCTCACGAATCCTCAAGGAAGCATTgacaccaccgccgctgcccaCCATGGACCCCCAAGCCAAGCGAAACATTGTAATCGTCG GTGGTGGCATCATCGGCTCCACGACTGCCTACTTCCTCACCAGGCATCCGAAATACAACCCCGCCCTGCACCAGGTCACCATCCTCGAGGCCACCTCCATCGCGGCCGGCGCTTCgggcaaggccggcggcctgctAGCCCTCTGGGCGTACCCGCAGTGCCTCGTGCCGCTGTCGTACCGCCTGCACAAGGAGCTCGCCACGGAGCATGGCGGTGAGAAGCGATGGGGCTACCGTAGGGTGAACTGTGGCAGTTTCGAGGCCCGCGTCACCAAGCAGATGCTCGACAAGCCGAAGCCGTTGCtgaggccgacgccgaagcaAGAGCCAGAGGCGATCGCATCCAGTacgaacggcggcggcggcgtcaacagcagcagcggggagcaggagcaggagaaaGGCTGGGAGAAGCTGCCGAAGCaagacgaggccgccgagtcCATGCTGGAGGAATCGGTGCTGCCGCGGGACCTCGACTGGGTAGACCGCGGGGCCGTCGAGTCGTACGCGGAGATGGGCATGCCGGGCGCGACCGAGACGGCCCAGGTGCACCCGTACCACTTCACCcggtcgatggcggcgcttGCGCAggacaagggcgtcgaggtccgGATTAACGCGCAGCTCAAAAGCATCAGCTCgtccggcgacggcgtcgagagcGTCGAGTATCTCGACCGCGGGTCGGGCGAGACGCGCACCATCGACGGCGTGACGGACGTACTCGTGTCTGCCGGGCCGTGGACCGGCCGCCTGCTGCCCCGCTCCAAGGTCACCGGCCTGCGCGCCCACAGCGTCGTgtacgacgccgacgtcagCCCCTACGCCGTCTTCACCAGCATTAAGCTCCCTGCCGACTTCGTACCGGAGCACCGCGCCAGCAAGGGCCAGAGGAGGAAACACAAGCGGGTCGTCGACCCGGAGATCTACGCCCggccgggcggcgaggtgtacGCGTGCG TCGTGTGCCCCGCAGGTGAGCCGGACGAAGACGTGCCGCTGCCGGACACGGCGGACAAGGTGCAGGTGGACGAGGCCAACTGCGACGATATTACCTCGTACATCGCCACAGTGAGCCCGGCACTGGCCGCGGCGCCAGTCAAGGCGAAGCAGGCCTGCTACCTGCCCCAGCATGACTCGGGCCCGCTCATCGGCGCGACGTCGGTGCCCGGCCTGTGGCTCGCGGCGGGCCACACCTGCTGGGGCATCCAGAACGGCCCCGCCACGGGCAAGCTCATGTCCGAGTACATCCTGGACGGCAAGCCCTCCAGCGCCGACATATCGTCTCTGGACCCGAGGCGGTTCAGGGTGTAA
- a CDS encoding Dihydrodipicolinate synthetase, with protein sequence MTASNGSNGQATRRPLPVGIYAPTMTFFDPETEDLDIPTIKKHAERLAKAGLAGLVVMGSNGEAAHCTREEKLAVTKATREALDAAGFQNTPIILGATEGSVRGTIELSKAAVEVGADYSLILPPSYFRAQMDETAIHDYFIAVADQSPIPLVLYNYPGAVSGIDMDSDLLIKLAEHPNIVGTKFTCGNTGKLTRVALATNAKTPWSEGSSYMAFGGVCDFTAQTLASGGSGIIAGGANVMPKVCVKVWNLYSEGKRDEAIELQKKLSRADWFLTKAAIAGTKGAIQSYYGYGGFPRRPLRRLEKAKTLYIEEGIKEVMEIENSL encoded by the coding sequence ATGACTGCCTCCAACGGAAGCAATGGCCAGGCCActcgccgccccctccccgtcgGCATCTACGCCCCCACCATGACCTTTTTCGACCCCGAGACGGAGGACCTCGACATCCCCACCATCAAGAAGCACGCCGAGCGTCTTGCCAAGGCCGGCCTCGCTGGTCTGGTCGTCATGGGCTCcaacggcgaggccgcccaCTGCACgcgcgaggagaagctggccgtCACCAAGGCCACCCGTGAGgctctcgacgccgccggcttccaGAACACCcccatcatcctcggcgcCACTGAAGGCAGCGTCCGCGGCACCATTGAGCTCTCCAAGGctgccgtcgaggtcggggCCGACTACTCtctcatcctccccccctcctacTTCCGCGCCCAGATGGACGAGACCGCCATCCACGACTacttcatcgccgtcgccgaccaGAGCCCCATCCCCCTCGTCCTGTACAACTACCCCGGAGCCGTCTCTGGCATCGACATGGACAGCGACCTGCTCATCAAGCTGGCCGAGCACCCCAACATTGTCGGGACCAAGTTCACCTGCGGCAACACGGGCAAGCTGACCCGTGTGGCCCTGGCCACCAACGCGAAGACTCCCTGGTCCGAGGGCTCCAGCTACATGGCCTTTGGCGGCGTGTGCGACTTCACTGCTCAGACCCtcgccagcggcggcagcggcatcattgccggcggcgccaacgtCATGCCCAAGGTCTGCGTCAAGGTGTGGAACCTCTACTCGGAGGGTAAGAGGGACGAGGCCATTGAGCTCCAGAAGAAGCTCAGCCGCGCTGATTGGTTCCTgaccaaggccgccatcgccggtaCCAAGGGCGCCATCCAGAGCTACTACGGCTACGGCGGCTTCCCCAGACGTCCTCTGAGACGcctcgagaaggccaagaccTTGTACATCGAGGAAGGTATCAAGGAAGTCATGGAGATTGAAAACTCGCTCTAA
- a CDS encoding Ribosome biogenesis protein Nop16 produces the protein MGSVLQKKKRRSSRQKVKMPNRPKKQLNPLGNDIIAKNWNKKETLTQNYRRLGLTARLKAPTGGVERTLSQVEESKSAAPSSSASRRPRRDPFAIAPTEEVIFEEARVERDENGKIIKIHYGSDRRSNPLNDPLNALESDAEGSSDDGAEQEWGGIDDESRPEVIRLLEKDAAIPRVKKPRHMSQQEREWLERLTAKHGDDVAAMARDRKLNPMQQTQGDIARRIKRLTGKA, from the exons ATGGGTTCCGTCctccagaagaagaagcgccgCTCCAGCCGCCAAAAGGTCAAGATGCCCAACCGGCCTAAGAAGCAGCTGAACCCCCTGGGCAACGACATCATCGCAAAGAACTG gAACAAGAAGGAGACCCTGACGCAGAACtaccgccgcctcggcctcacgGCGCGCCTCAAGGCGCCGACGGGCGGTGTCGAGAGGACCCTGTCCCAGGTCGAAGAGAGCAAGTCCGccgcgccctcctcctccgcctcccgccgcccccgccgcgaccccttcgccatcgccccgACAGAGGAGGTCATCTTCGAGGAGGCCCGCGTCGAGCGcgacgagaacggcaagATCATCAAGATCCACTACGGCAGCGACCGGCGCAGCAACCCGCTCAACGACCCGCTCAACGCCCTCGAgagcgacgccgagggctcttccgacgacggcgccgagcaggagtggggcggcatcgacgacgagagccGGCCCGAGGTCATCCGCCTGCTCGAGAAAGACGCCGCCATCCCGAGGGTCAAGAAGCCGAGGCACATGAGCCAACAGGAGAGAGAGTGGCTCGAGCGGCTGACGGCCAagcacggcgacgacgtcgccgccatggcgaGGGACAGGAAGCTGAACCCCATGCAGCAGACGCAAGGCGACATCGCCCGCAGGATCAAGAGGCTTACGGGAAAGGCTTAA
- a CDS encoding Glutathione peroxidase: protein MFRQLHTRAIPSTTTAASVAARPKYHLPSYNLISTCGPSTRPLQLINNLQLRGNIGINANAITNKQLHTTAAMASATGFYDFKPLDKRGQEVPLADYKGKVVLVVNTASKCGFTPQYAGLEKLYKDIKEKHGDDFVVLGFPCNQFGGQEPGSDDDIQNFCQVNYGVSFPIMQKTDVNGDNANPLFQWLKEEKPGIMGLKRIKWNFEKFLIGRDGQVKGRWASTTKPESLEKPILEELAKK from the exons ATGTTTCGTCAACTGCATACCAGAGCCATTCCTTCCACTACAACCGCTGCTTCCGTAGCTGCGCGTCCCAAATACCATCTTCCCTCCTACAACTTAATCAGCACCTGTGGACCGTCAACAAGACCGCTTCAATTAATCAACAATCTACAACTGCGGGGTAATATCGGCATAAACGCAAACGCAATCACAAACAAGCAACTCCACACAACCGCAGCAATGGCATCCGCAACAGGCTTCTACGACTTCAAGCCCCTCGACA AGCGTGGCCAGGAGGTCCCCCTCGCCGACTACAAGGGcaaggtcgtcctcgtcgtcaacacGGCCTCCAAGTGCGGCTTCACTCCCCAgtacgccggcctcgagaagctcTACAAGGACATCAAGGAGAAGCACGGCGATgacttcgtcgtcctcggcttcccCTGCAACCAGTTCGGCGGCCAGGAGCCCggctccgacgacgacatccagAACTTCTGCCAGGTCAACTACGGCGTCTCCTTCCCCATCATGCAGAAGACCGACGTCAACGGCGACAACGCGAACCCCCTCTTCCAGTGgctcaaggaggagaagcccggCATCATGGGCCTCAAGCGCATTAAGTGGAACTTTGAGAAGTTCCTCatcggccgcgacggccaggTCAAGGGCCGCTGGGCCAGCACCACCAAGCCCGAGAGCCTGGAGAAGCCcatcctcgaggagctggcgaAGAAATAA
- a CDS encoding Glycosyl transferase family 8, with the protein MGSLQLTLEDVAYCTLVTNDEYVVAAAVLAESLKSTGTTIPRCVMMTPETMSDEAVSKLGAVFDLVIPVSAVAGLSTSNLDIIGRPDLHATMTKIQLWSLTRFRRVLYLDSDTLVMSNLDHLFDLPEAIGFAAAPEIGFPDCFNSGVMLLQPNAATHAELMRFAACVDSFDGGDQGLLNVFFGDGTRSHPSRLLLQNKKPGSRDPGDGDNHGGTGRNWFRLSFTYNMEMHRVYRFYIPAALRYRDEHKILHFIGKDKPWHYEGGRVDVPDDAGAYHQFYVDMVGKWWDTRRSIAAAL; encoded by the exons ATGGGTAGCCTCCAGCTGACTCTGGAAGACGTCGCGTACTGCACT CTCGTAACGAATGATGAGTATGTCGTAG CTGCGGCCGTGCTGGCCGAGTCCCTCAAATCGACCGGCACAACGATCCCGCGGTGCGTCATGATGACCCCCGAGACCATGTCGGATGAAGCCGTAAGcaagctcggcgccgtcttcgacctcgtcatCCCCGTCTCCGCAGTTGCGGGCCTGTCGACCTCGAACCTCGACATCATCGGCCGCCCGGACCTGCACGCGACCATGACCAAGATTCAGCTCTGGTCGCTCACGAGGTTCCGCCGGGTGCTCTACCTCGACTCCGACACCCTCGTTATGTCGAACCTCGACCACCTCTTCGACCTGCCCGAGGCCAttggcttcgccgccgcccccgagaTCGGGTTCCCAGACTGCTTCAACAGCGGCGTTATGCTCCTGCAGCCCAACGCGGCGACGCATGCCGAGCTGATGCGGTTCGCGGCGTGCGTCGACTCTTTCGACGGGGGCGACCAGGGCCTGCTCAACGTTttcttcggcgacggcacgCGGAGCCACCCGTCGAGGCTGCTCCTGCAGAACAAGAAGCCCGGGAGTAGGGATCCCGGTGACGGCGACAACCACGGCGGAACTGGGCGCAACTGGTTCCGGCTTAGCTTCACATATAACATGGAGATGCACCGGGTGTACCGGTTTTACATCCCCGCGGCGCTGCGGTACCGCGACGAGCACAAGATCCTGCACTTCATCGGCAAGGACAAGCCGTGGCACTATGAGGGTGGCAGGGTGGACGTGCCGGACGACGCGGGGGCCTACCACCAGTTCTACGTGGATATGGTGGGGAAGTGGTGGGATACCAGGAGGTCGATAGCGGCGGCCCTGTGA
- a CDS encoding Initiator tRNA phosphoribosyl transferase has product MAHTSSPALSDLIFPTTASHNFSHILTDLKRANLSVANRLRSIVQDADFVRGAAASFGDRPLVANERCGSWYVRPADKRGSAYFKSTDGHTNAWKFSTRRLNLHLLELIGKYDGCIIVDSTRRGKRMPDALSKTIPVWCTVLNMALFPDLPHADRLFTPPNVVSASEHAQIAALLPSFLASLKALEIDLAPLRTHLSKPLRPFWVTQETRLAADTPVGAAVFDDYHPVICCTSSRRVAGAEMSEAGYIQGAGDDTENWAMGLTADVFWENADALLSAPEADLPDAVARLVAEKKRNAPRGVAPKRVAPLILVCPLPLDDDDNGGTARCVVALTQDVTPPGSWVKSPSRMEVGLGKHKVASRNLRQALPDICSFVSRYLDAHQDADGAAGDVLFACETGKDLSIGSALAVYCWCFDQNGKRRVADSKTFFNKDMIRVKLGTIMTAFPEANANRATLQSVNSFLMDHRR; this is encoded by the exons ATGGCGCACACGTCGTCCCCCGCCCTCTCGGACCTCATCTTCCCCACGACCGCCAGCCACAACTTCTCCCACATCCTGACGGACCTCAAGCGCGCCAACCTGTCCGTCGCGAACCGGCTGCGGTCCATCGTCCAGGACGCCGACTTCGTGCGcggggccgccgcctcttTTGGCGACCGGCCCCTTGTCGCCAACGAGCGCTGCGGCAGCTGGTACGTCCGCCCGGCCGACAAGCGCGGGAGCGCCTACTTCAAGAGCACCGACGGCCACACCAACGCCTGGAAGTTCAGCACCCGCCGCCTCAACCTGCACCTGCTCGAGCTGATCGGGAAGTATGACGG ATGCATCATCGTCGACTCGACACGGCGAGGCAAGA GAATGCCTGACGCGTTGAGCAAAACCATCCCGGTCTGGTGCACCGTCCTCAACATGGCCCTTTTCCCCGACCTCCCCCACGCGGACCGCCTCTTCACCCCTCCCAACGTCGTCTCCGCCTCGGAGCACGCCCagatcgccgccctcctgcCCTCCTTTCTCGCCTCCctcaaggccctcgagaTCGACCTCGCCCCGCTACGCACCCACCTCTCCAAGCCCCTGCGGCCCTTCTGGGTGACCCAGGAGACGCGCCTCGCCGCGGACACCCCCGTCGGAGCCGCCGTCTTTGACGACTACCACCCCGTCATCTGCTGCACCTCGTcgcgccgcgtcgccggcgccgagatgAGCGAGGCCGGCTACAtccagggcgccggcgacgacacggAGAACTGGGCCATGGGACTGACGGCCGACGTCTTCTGGGAgaacgccgacgccctgctCTCCGCCCCGGAGGCCGACCTcccggacgccgtcgcccgcctcgtcgccgagaagaagcgtAACGCCCCGCGCGGCGTGGCCCCCAAGCGTGTGGCGCCGCTCATCCTCGTGTGCCCCCTACccttggacgacgatgacaacgGCGGCACGGCCCGGTGCGTGGTCGCACTCACACAAGACGTCACGCCGCCGGGGTCATGGGTGAAGTCTCCGAGCCGCATGGAAGTCGGCCTGGGGAAGCACAAGGTCGCCAGCCGCAACCTGCGACAGGCGTTGCCGGACATTTGCTCCTTTGTCTCCCGTTATCTCGACGCGCACCAGGATGCCGACGGGGCTGCGGGCGATGTTCTCTTCGCCTGCGAGACGGGCAAGGACCTGTCCATCGGCTCTGCGCTGGCTGTCTACTGCTGGTGCTTCGACCAGAACGGCAAGCGCCGCGTGGCCGACTCCAAGACCTTCTTCAACAAGGACATGATCCGGGTCAAGCTCGGCACCATCATGACGGCCTTCCCCGAGGCGAACGCCAACAGGGCAACGTTGCAAAGCGTAAACAGTTTTCTCATGGACCACCGGAGATGA